The Achromobacter pestifer genome includes a region encoding these proteins:
- the argE gene encoding acetylornithine deacetylase, with protein MNARTWLETLVGFDTTSRNSNLALIETVRDWLKGQGVDAWLAHNPERTKANLFATLPAQDGGMQGGIVLSGHTDVVPVDGQDWSTDPFKLVEKDGLLYGRGSCDMKGFIASSLALVPEFLAMPRKKPMHLAFSYDEEVGCAGAPYMLADLHERGIRPEGCVVGEPTGMQVVVAHKGINLFRCKVHGKAAHSSLTPRGCNAIEYAARLICRIRDLADSFKANGPYDQFYDVPFSTMTTNQIRGGIAVNTIPELCEFTYEFRNLPGMQPDEIQAEVEKYVREELLPRMKAEFDGASIEIETGAAAPALEASEEAAITQLVRALTEDRATRKVAYGTEAGLFQGMGIPTVVCGPGHIEQAHKPDEYVALDQLAACDTFLRRLGQSL; from the coding sequence ATGAACGCGCGCACCTGGCTGGAAACGCTGGTTGGCTTTGACACCACCAGCCGCAATTCCAATCTTGCCCTGATCGAAACCGTCCGGGATTGGCTCAAGGGCCAGGGCGTCGACGCATGGCTGGCGCACAATCCGGAGCGCACCAAGGCCAACCTGTTCGCGACCTTGCCCGCCCAGGACGGCGGCATGCAAGGCGGCATCGTGCTGTCGGGCCACACCGACGTGGTGCCCGTGGACGGCCAGGACTGGAGCACGGATCCGTTCAAACTCGTCGAAAAGGACGGGCTGCTCTATGGGCGCGGCAGCTGCGACATGAAGGGCTTCATCGCCAGTTCGCTGGCGCTGGTGCCGGAATTCCTGGCCATGCCGCGCAAGAAGCCGATGCATCTGGCGTTTTCCTACGACGAGGAAGTCGGCTGCGCCGGCGCGCCCTACATGCTGGCCGATCTGCACGAGCGCGGCATCCGCCCCGAAGGCTGTGTGGTGGGCGAACCCACCGGCATGCAGGTGGTGGTGGCGCACAAGGGCATCAACCTGTTCCGCTGCAAGGTGCACGGCAAGGCGGCGCACTCGTCCTTGACTCCGCGCGGCTGCAACGCCATCGAATACGCCGCCCGCCTGATCTGCCGCATCCGCGACCTGGCCGACAGCTTCAAGGCCAACGGTCCGTACGACCAGTTCTACGACGTGCCGTTCTCCACGATGACCACCAACCAGATCCGGGGCGGCATCGCGGTCAACACCATCCCCGAACTGTGCGAATTCACCTACGAATTCCGCAACCTGCCCGGCATGCAGCCCGACGAGATCCAGGCAGAAGTCGAAAAATACGTGCGTGAAGAGCTCCTGCCGCGCATGAAGGCCGAGTTCGACGGCGCCAGCATCGAAATCGAGACCGGCGCCGCGGCTCCCGCCCTGGAGGCTTCCGAGGAGGCCGCCATCACTCAGCTGGTGCGCGCGCTGACCGAAGACCGTGCGACCCGCAAGGTCGCCTATGGCACCGAGGCCGGCCTGTTCCAAGGCATGGGCATCCCTACGGTCGTCTGCGGCCCCGGCCATATCGAACAGGCCCACAAGCCCGACGAGTATGTCGCGCTGGACCAGCTGGCCGCTTGCGACACCTTCCTGCGCCGCCTGGGGCAGTCGCTCTGA
- a CDS encoding MFS transporter, with protein MQHKAVPTRNIVAAVIGNALEWYDFLVFAFMTPIIAKLFFPTDPSVPGSELNAILMTTAIFGVGFFMRPVGGIILGLYGDKKGRKAAMVMVTSLMAVSIALITVAPTYHAAGILAPIFILIARLLQGFSAGGEFGTSTALLIEMAPNGKRGFYGSWQMAGQMLALLIGAACGTLITEFFTPQEIADWAWRLPFAFGLVIVPIAIYIRRNVDETDAFKQMKEDERQAAARGEVKRLSLGQMLKTHTRETLIGVGLVVTATVSIYITFTYLVTYSTQILKLPLNQTFLVQMAGAALMVLLTPFMGAWSDRVGRRPIVIGSLIGYLIVLYPLYYWLSDAPSIGRLLTVQVVVCLFVSAFFGVFSTVMAELFPARVRSVGLSLAYNVAVMIFGGFAQFIVTWLIKTTGSPMAPAYYVMFGVALGLIAAFYMRDRAHEQLDD; from the coding sequence GTGCAGCACAAAGCAGTTCCCACACGCAACATCGTGGCGGCAGTCATAGGCAATGCCCTCGAATGGTATGACTTCCTGGTGTTCGCGTTCATGACGCCGATCATCGCGAAGCTGTTCTTTCCCACCGACCCCAGCGTTCCCGGCAGCGAGCTGAACGCCATCCTGATGACCACGGCGATCTTCGGCGTCGGCTTCTTCATGCGTCCGGTGGGCGGCATCATCCTCGGCCTGTACGGCGACAAGAAGGGCCGCAAAGCGGCCATGGTCATGGTGACCTCGCTGATGGCCGTGTCGATCGCGCTGATCACCGTCGCCCCCACCTATCACGCGGCCGGCATCCTGGCGCCGATCTTCATCCTGATCGCGCGCCTCCTGCAGGGTTTCTCCGCCGGCGGCGAATTCGGCACCTCGACCGCGCTGCTGATCGAAATGGCGCCCAACGGCAAGCGCGGCTTCTACGGCTCCTGGCAGATGGCCGGCCAGATGCTGGCCCTGCTGATCGGCGCCGCCTGCGGCACGCTCATCACCGAGTTCTTCACGCCCCAGGAAATCGCCGATTGGGCATGGCGCCTGCCGTTCGCCTTCGGCCTGGTCATTGTTCCCATCGCCATCTATATCCGCCGCAACGTCGACGAAACCGACGCCTTCAAGCAAATGAAGGAAGATGAGCGCCAGGCGGCCGCGCGTGGCGAGGTGAAGCGCCTGAGCCTGGGCCAGATGCTGAAGACGCATACGCGCGAAACGCTGATCGGCGTGGGCCTGGTCGTGACCGCGACCGTGTCCATCTACATCACCTTCACGTATCTGGTGACCTACTCCACGCAGATCCTGAAGCTGCCGCTGAACCAGACCTTCCTGGTGCAGATGGCGGGCGCGGCGCTGATGGTGCTGCTGACGCCCTTCATGGGCGCCTGGTCGGACCGCGTCGGACGCCGCCCCATCGTGATCGGCTCGCTCATCGGCTACCTGATCGTGCTGTACCCGCTGTACTACTGGCTGTCGGACGCGCCGTCCATCGGCCGCCTGCTGACCGTGCAGGTCGTGGTCTGCCTGTTCGTATCCGCTTTCTTCGGCGTGTTCAGCACGGTGATGGCGGAACTGTTCCCGGCGCGCGTGCGTTCGGTGGGCCTGTCCCTGGCCTATAACGTGGCCGTGATGATTTTCGGCGGCTTCGCGCAGTTCATCGTGACCTGGCTGATCAAGACCACCGGTTCGCCGATGGCCCCGGCCTACTACGTGATGTTCGGCGTGGCGCTAGGCCTGATCGCCGCGTTCTACATGCGCGACCGCGCGCACGAGCAATTGGACGACTGA